The DNA region GATGGATTATAATTAAATGATACTGCTGATGTTGAAAAACTGAAGCATCTACTTACCAGTGGTTACTGGTTCTGAGAATGTGCTACTTTGTCTTTGAGCTTAAAGAGTGCTTTCTTCACCTCCTTGTTCCTCAGGGTGTACACAACAGGGTTGAGTAGTGGTGTCAGCACAGTGTAGAAAACGGCCACCACTCCATCCACAGCATCCCTGGAGCCTGGCCTCAGGTAGATAAAAACACAGGGCACAAAGAAACAGAGGACCACGATGCAGTGTGACGCACATGTCTGGAAAGCTCTGTGTCGGCCCTCTGAAGTACGGATCCTCAGAATAGACCAGACAATGGACACATAAGACAGGGAAATCAGAAAAAAGCAGCCAGAAGCCACTACCCCGATGTTCACAAAGATGACCATCTCATTGGCTGAGGTGTCTGCACAGGCCAGCTTGAGGATGGGAGGTGCATCACAGAAATAATGTTGGATCTGGTTGGGTCCACAGTAGGGCAAACGGAAGGTCAGTGTGGTCtggacagcagaatgcagggaccCAGTGAGCCAGGTTCCTGCTGCCAGGAGGGCACACACTCTCCCACTCATCAAGCTGCTATACCTGAGTGGGTAACTGATGGCCAGGTAGCGATCATAGGACATGACTGTGTAGAGGAAACACTCGGTGCTACCCAGGAAGTGGAAGCAGTAGAGCTGTGCCACACAGCTGTGGAAGGAGATAGCCCCACCCCCTGGGGACACCAAAGTCATCAGCATTTTGGGCACTGTGACTGTGGAGAACCACATGTCAATAAAGGAGAGGTTGGTGAGGAAGTagtacatgggtgtgtgaagGTGGGAATCCACCCTGATCACCATTAGAATGAGGAAGTTGCCCAGCACGGTGAGAAAATAAATCATCAAGAAGGTTACAAAAAGCATGGTGTCCAGGGCTGGTGCGTGGGGGATACCTGAGAGGAAGAACGTGGTCACTAGGGTCACATTTGACATTTCTTCCACCCTGGATCATTCTCCCTATAGAGAAATAAGGATCACTCAAACATTAACAAATAATTAAACATGTTCATAGTACTAGACTTTATGTTACATCCCATGTCTTTAACAGTGGTGGTGAAATGATTAGGTATACTTCTCTGAGATACAGACCTAGAAATCTAAGCAGTGGTATACACAAATGCATATCAGAAGAAAAAGTTCCAAGAAAACACCTTTGTTTTAGTTTGATTTAGAAGCATCCTTGAACTCCCACAGCTACATAAAAGATACATTTGTGTTAGTCTCAACATTTTGTGGCTCCGACCTGCTAAGGTATAACTTACCCGTCTTAAAACTCAGGGTGAAAAACTGATTGAATAATCTCACCTGAGGGTCAGCACTTTGTTCTGTGGTATTACAGTAGTGATGAGACCTAATTTTTGCACAATTTTAGATCTGAACTTCTCATGTGTTTAATGGTTCTTAGCAGATTCCATTACCCAAGGCTTTTAGAAGACACCCTAGGACCTGTCCAATCCTAGGCGGCTGTCCAGTTCACTGCATGGCAGGTGAGTTTCTGTCACCAAGAGAGTCACTTTCCCATTGCTAAGACAAAGGGTGGTGCCAGACcaccagtgaagtaagtaaagaGCTAAGTACACATTTGGAGAAACACAATTATTTAGGGAGAATGTAGTCATCTGTAGCAATGCTGGAGTCTGCTTAGATTCTGCCTACCAGAATTATTTTCTCCTTTCGATATCTAAAGAAACTCCAAGAATCAAAAATTTTATGACGTTAATGAATATCTTTGAAGTCCAAGCCATATTTCAATGACCTGCTATTACCTACATTATTGCACAATTctaatgtgtgtctctgtgactgAAAAAATGCCAGCTAGGATTAACATGCGATCAGTGAGTGACGGTGGAGAATCAGTACTAGTCTTGCTGGAGAACTGCAGAATCGTCCCTCCTGGATCTTAGAAAGGGAATACGTCAAGTCTCTTTGAGTTCCCAGAAACCTCCAAGTCTGGCAACAAGCTGTCAAGGGCTTTTTCTCTCACTTAGTGGTGCCCTGTGACTGCCTGCCTCTCAGTCTCTCTAAAGTGTCAAAATCACATAAGAATAGCAGCTACATAATAAGTTTACCTACAATATCCCTTCTTTCCAGAAAACAGAAAGCCTCATGCATATTAATCCCCTGAGTCCTCTATACTTACATATCATTAAATAGAAAAATTCATAAGAACTCTCTTAATCACAAAATGCTAAGAATTTTTGCTATGCATATTTTTATACTAAGATTATGATTACTTTCTGACGCTGGCTTTGTTAGGGATTATATTTTTGTCAACACCCCCTATTCTCATAACCCTCAAGACACTGCTCTCACAGAAGGTAATGAATGATTCAGTCAATTCCTTGTTGCCCATTCAGAATCTATAACTTAAAATCAATGCAAACAGAGTTTCTCCATGTCACTCAATCATAGGAATATTGTGTATAAGCAAAATGGAAACAGTTATTTTTACTTGATACAAAATATTATGTATAACTAGcaattgtttttattctttatttgttttaattttactgtaGTGTGAATCTTAGAAGATTCCAAATGAAATGTGATTTCTCTGTAAGGACAGTGGCTTCAGGTACAAGAAAGATAGTCTTTTTACAAACATgaggaaaaaataggaaaaactaGATGATCTAAGTAACCAGTATGGCTGGAACCAGGGAAATAGAGTCATGAAATGTCTACTGCAGCAACATGACCCAATAACAAGAGAAATATATTTAGAGTTGATGACAAAGAAAATATCCATGAAGGAAAGTCCAAGGTAACCTGGGTCTCCAGCAGGAATCTCAACCAAGAAGCCCAGTGCTTAACTTACATGGTTACTATAACAACATCAATATTACTTGAAATCATGCAGTCACTCATCTATCTATATTTTTTTACCCATCTTTCTACATACCTCTCCATCTAGTCAGAGAGAGTATACAGCTAAAGTTAAGATGAGGTCTGATGATTTGCAAATATTATCAATGAatcttaatatttatattaaaaagaaaaaggacctGAATGGAAAATAAGTTAAATCCACTCAAGAATATTTATGGCATATGATTCATTTCAATAGCAAAACATACCTGAGCTTTCCCAAAAGTGTTTCACTTTCTACATGCTATGGACAATCTAGTTTGTACTTGATCATATAAAGAGACACTTTGAGATAAGAAAAGGATGCCCTTTTCTAATTAAAATTTCAAGCCAATTAGTTCAGAGACTAGACACCAGcatgactaaagatgtagaaGCCTAACTTGGATTCATTCATGTCTCAAGGGATAGGATTGCTCTTGGGTTTCCAAGTTCCCTTGAGGAGAAATAAAAAAGCGTGACAGAAGGAAAGGCTTTTCATAAACAGGTTATCCCATGTCTCAGATCTAGCCAGGGCCTGTTTTCCACATAAAGTTTCTTAAAGTCCACGTGGTCATCACTTGACTTCTGTCTGCAACTGCATACCATTGTTTCTTGCACCGTCTTTTGTCATCAACTCAAACATTCACATTCCCAACATCTGTGTAGCTTTGAGAGTTCCAGGGAAGTTTGCCAATTGATCTCAATGTGGGAACTCATCGTGACACTTGAGACTTACTAACTTTCAGTTACATAAAAAGCTTAATATATTAGCAGCTTAAAGACACAGCCAAGTTGATGATACACTTTTGGACTCACCGAGACCATGAGAGTATGCACAAGAAAGACCTcaaggaaaggggaaatgaaCACAAAGTTCCACtcctaagcaaaaaaaaaattgcaattgATAGGTACTGTGAAAAAGAATATGAGTTTTCTCTAGTAGAATATCATTTTATATATCAGCCATACACTAGGACAGGTCTCATATTCAGAAGTTGATTGCCAAAACAAAATGGACTACATAGGTTTCTTGGTGTACTTTTTGTCCCCttttgatattttcctttttttttttgtcttgttgagggttttttctgtttgtcctacatacacattttctttttttatgagtGAAAAATTTACAGTTGGGTGAGTGAAGGAGATCGGAGAGATTTGGAGAAGGGAACAGAGTATaatcaaaatatgtttaaaatttttggtaaattttaaattaaataaaatttaatgaaactTGATGCTGTAAGGTATTCTCCCTTTAAGACCCTTATTGCACAAAGAATGAGTCATTTCTCTACATAACTTGAAATTGTAGCtataattatttcattaattataatttttaatcagatatattcacatatatttttGTCTGTTTAGATTTGTTACATTCTGACTAATGAAAATGAATCCAAAACTTTCAATATATAGTATAATAAATTCAGTCCAAAGTACAATTTGTCTGATTAGactcttttgatttttttgtttcaaaataacaCTATCTAAACAAATGTCACAGAGATTACCAACATAAGCAATCAAACTAAACTGTGTGCTTTATGCCTACATAATAAGATGTAGTCAAATGCATTCtgatatatacaaatatttcaaaaacaGATGTATTGAAGATGTCATCTTTCCCTCTTGCAAAGCAGATTATCTTTGTTATGTGAACATCTTTACCTTTACATTTCAAACTCCTATAGTTTTTGTTAGACGTCATAAAAATATTCCTCTGAATTGTTAACAGCTTTAATGAGTGGGGTTTTTTTCAGTATGTTAGATGCTGTGAATTGcctcatttctgttttcttcaagGTTACGGTGACATAGGATCATTTAAATACACAGGTGAGGACCATTGATCTAAGTCGATAGAAAATATGGGAGAGTGTAATAATGAATCCCCTAATCCATGAGCACAATAGGGTCCTCCATTTTGATGTATATAACTGTTTTTCTTCAAATGTGTATGTTCACCACATGCATACTTGATGCTTGTGGAGACCAGAATAGGGTGTCAGAGCTCCTGAAATTGAAATTTTTGATGTTGTAATCTACCGTGTGTGCTGGAAACTTAACACAGGTTCTCTGCAAAGTTCTcatcaagtactcttaaccaatAACCACTTCTAAAACCTAAATACTTGGGGTTTCATTATACTGATTCTTAATAAACATAGTCAAAGTAATAATTCCATAATGCATTTTATATTTCTAGATCATCATTGAACCATTGCTTTAAAacacacattatatgtatacacaaaaaTATCATTTCAGCCAATTGTTACACACTTGAATAGATTCCTACTTTTGCCTACTAAAGCATTAGCATTTCAAGAAACATAAATTTAGGAAGAGATATAATAATTGAGCATACACActgtttattatatattatgagcTTTTTAATACATTATCATTACATTAGAAATACATTACTGTAAATACAAACAGAACCAGTAGATTAAAAATGTACATTTGAAAAGCCACAGCAACAGGATAACCTGACCTCTGATAACTGCAGCTTCTGAACAGTAGCACAATGGTTGCATATTCATAGACTCATTTGCATGACAAATAAACCATTTAGAAAGCAGTGTTTGAGTTCAAGCTAAAGAAAAACAATTCAGCCTTCACATTGGATCTTGACCACTTCACAATGCTATTTttttgaagattaaaaaaatgaataaattttaagagAGAGATTATAAAGAAGAACATGAGCATATTTATCATAGAGGCAGATATAATTGTAACTTTTAAGACCATTAAAAACCTATAAATTGTTTAATCCTGAGAAGTTGGTCTTAAGCAATGATTTGTAACTAATTTATACTAttgatgttttaaaaactaaTCGCCTCCTTTGCAGTGTTATTATCTTTGAGAAAATGTTACTTTGTCTTTGAGCTTAAATAGTGCCTTCTTCACCTCCTTGTTCCTCAGAGTGTACACAACAGGGTTGAGTAGTGGTGTCAGCACAGTGTAGAAAACTGTCACCACTCCATCCACAGCATCCCTGGAGCCTGGCCTCAGGTAGATAAAAACACAGGGCACAAAGAAACAGAGGACCACGATGCAGTGTGACGCACATGTCTGGAAAGCTCTGTGTCGGCCCTCTGAAGTACGGATCCTCAGGATAGAGCAGACAATGGACACATAGGACAGGGAAATCAGAAGGAAGCAGCCAGAAGCCACCACCCCAATGTTCACAAAGATGACCATCTCTATGGCTGAGGTGTCTGCACAGGCCAGCTTGAGGATGGGTGGTCCATCACAGAAATAATGCTGGATCTGGTTGGGTCCACAGTAGGGCAAATGAAAAATCAGCGTGGTCTGGACAGCAGAGTGCAGGGACCCAGTGAGCCAGGTTCCTGCTGCCAGGAGGGCACACACTCTCCCACTCATCAAACTGCTGTACCTGAGTGGGTAACTGATGGCCAGGTAGCGATCATAGGACATGACTGTGTAGAGGAAACACTCGGTACTACCCAGGAAGTGGAAGGAGTAGAACTGTGCCACACAGCTGTGGAAGGAGATAGCCCCGCCCCCTGGAATCAACAAAGTCATCAGCAGTTTGGGCACTGTGACTGTGGAGAACCACATGTCAATAAAGGAGAGGTTGGTGAGGAAGTAATACATGGGTGTGTGAAGGTGGGAATCCTCCCTGATCACCATCAGGATGAGAAGGTTTCCCAACACAGTAAGAACATAAATCACAAGGAAGAGTCCAAAGAGCATGGTGTCCAGGACTGGTGGGTGGGGAAGACCGGTGAGGAAGAATGTGGTCACAACACTCCCATTTAACATGTCTTCTCATCTTTTGTTTAACTTAATTTGCATGTAACTTACAGCATAGAATTACTTCTCTATGTGGCTACTGTATCAGCCATAATCCTAGTTTTTGCCCAATTTTGCACATTTCAAAGCTTCTTTGGTAAAGACAATGAAATGAATTCCGTATCTATTTTCTCTCATTCAAGGATATATAGAAGGAGacacagaaatatacacatacaccaccaaACAAATGACAGAGAATGTTATTTGATTATCTTTCTGCTGGTGCATATTTTAGCTTTCCTTTGCTGTAACAAGTACCtgaaacaattttaaagaaaggTTATTATGCTTGATTGGCTGGCCCCATTTCTTTCACGTCTCATCACGGCACCATATCATAGTAGTTACATAGCAAATGTACTCATCTCATAACCATAAaataaagaagatgaagaagagggaagaggtcCAAATATCCTCTTCCAAGGATGTTTCTGTAGAAGTTGAGCTCTTAATTAGAACCCATGCCTTAACAGTTTTCACTACCTTGTCAAGTTTTTGCCATCTGAAGCTCTTGGTTGCCTAACCTACCTAACCTGGCCACAGCTATTGCTGTAAGTTACAAAAAGTGGTGAATCAAACGGAAATGAAGTATCTACACCCTTCCCGAGAAGTCAGGTCAGTTGGGCATCTACTCAAGGTATCGTCAAAGTTTGATCAAGGAATCATCTGGGGAATTAATCTCATCTCCAACTCCTGGAACTTCTTCCACCCTCACTGAGATTGATTCTATAATTTCATTCCCTGCAGGATCTGGAGTGAGATTCTGTGTTCTTGGTGGTTAGTGGTAGATGACTTTACTCTAGGATCCTTCCAGGCAAACCTGGGTCCCATGAAGTTATAGCCATCTGAATTCCTACAATGTGGCAGTTAGACTTTGAAAGCTAGAAGAACAACCACTTACCCAAGTGTGACAAAGTGTCAGATAATGCAGTATAGTCAGGGCAAGGGGTAACCCCTCTCAAATGAGTGACATTCAGCTACTGGGGAAAGATGATTGCATAAGAGCTACAGGCTGCTTGGCAGCTTTCTGGGAATTCTACCTCTCATCCTCTATTTTCTGCCCAAAGTTGATGTAACAATTTACTGATGCAAGAATTTGGTTGCCTTAATGAAAATTTCTTACATTCATAACAACTTTAAGCCACGTTCCGTTACCCTCACCTGTTACCTGCCATTAGTAATATGATCTTCTTGAGAAGTCATGGCAGTAAATAAGACAGCAGAACTTGTTACAGCAGGTTGTCATGTGATAACACCTTAATAACTGATAGCCAATCACAGATTATACCCTGTAGAAGTATTACAGACTTGCCATTTTGAACCTACATAAAGAATAAGTATACTATCGTGGTGTTTATAAACAGTTCTTAGTTCAAAAGAAGCTTTGCCAATGCTACTGGTGTCCACAATCACCCCCTGATTCTCACAGGATTTCTCAACCTCATACATGACTTAAGTCCTGTTCTTCCTCCATTGATAAACTTCTATGAGGAATTCAGAACATCAACTTCTGATGTGCGGTGCCAAAAAGGATCTATTAGGAACTTAACAGTTCATATAATTCACCCTTCCAACCTAGCTTTCTGAATATTTTATAACTTCATTAATATAATGGTGTACCCTAATTCATCTCCATTTTAGTCAAGTCTATATCGCTTCTTTAACAACCTGTGACCtgatacaggaaaataaaatcaaggcaATAAGGGAAATTGATGTCAAGAAAAATTGAGATCTCATACAGTTGAAATGAGGTATGATTCTTTTTACTTAATAACAATATGCTCATGAGTGTTAATAATCTGTTCCTTGATATTGAAATGATAATAGATGATTGTTCTGTGGATAGAGATGTTGAGAGATGCCTACCATtcaagaaatataaataatagaaataataccTGCAACTAAGAGACTTaacatataataaaatttattttaaccaCAGAATGAGTTTTCAGGAGaaattaaagtttctttttttcaacTGTGAGATAATAGAGATAGGATTGTTACAGTTATCATATTTAAGTTTGACGAAAAAATACTTTATCAAGTTATATCCATGGTTGGAATTCCTATCAGAGAAATCAACATTTGACTTGCTTTAATACTTTAATGACATGGTCACTATTTGTaaccaccgtgtgtgtgtgtgtgtgtgtaccttacaTACATGCTTATATAATTTCTTTATCTGCCTAGGTGTAATTCATCTAATAGGTAAAGTAGCTCTGACTAAAATTAAGTGATGCCCCAAATAACAATGCTGTATATAAAATTGAAGTTAGGGAAAATGAGAGCAGGagaaaatttattaaatttatttaaatttattaaataaaactcACCTTACAGCATACGATTTATTGCAGGAGAAAATTCATCTGAGTTTTCCCTCCAAAAGTTGCACCTCCTACATACTGTAGGTAGGTACTAGCCTGAAAGCTATCAGTCCCAGGACCAATACACCAACTTAACAGAAACTGGTCCATTTCTTATCAGCAGCCAACTATGTGATGTGTGGAGACTCAAAATCAACATGGCTTAATGAACATGTATTTAAATTGCTTGACAGAGTTCCCTGTCTCAGAGGACAAAATTGGGTTTCCATATCTCCTCAATGAGTACAAAAACAAGAAGTCACCAAGGAAAATTTGTAATAGGTAGGCACTTCTCCCTGTACATTTCTCTCTTGAATTCTCCTAGGACAGCCCGTGTTTTCCTGAAATGGATATTTGCACCTAAGAAGAGAAAAGCTGACAGttatccctttctctcttcccaagATGAAATATTACTGGCTCACCATTGAACACTGTTCAAAATCTGTATGGTCATGCCACACCCTTCTGCACTGTAGTATCATTGTCTCAGTCGCCATCTTTATACACAGATATAACACCCAAAATTTCCACATTTTCTTGCTATTACTTAGCATGTTGGACTCACTGGTTCTCAAAGAATGTCTACATATTATAACTTCCCAGTTGTATGTCATGATCGTATTTATtctgtatctttttctttataaaccTAAAATACACTTATACTAGCTTCTTTGTAAATTTGCTCATCGGggactttcttatttctttctttggggtACTAGTGCTTTTCTTATTGGTTTGTATGAGCATGTTTTACAAATAGAAAGCACCAACATTGTCATAATTTAGCTATCAtttacttttctgtattttttaatattctaaGAAAATTTATCCAAAGATTTCAGTAGAGTTTCACAGTTGGTATGTTGTTTTGCAAAAGTTTACTCATGCAAAATGTTTAGTAGTTTTATGTTGCATAATGATTATTCTCATGGACTTATTTTGCTTTACAACTTATATAGACATGGTCTTTTTCCTACATAATCTGGGATTAGCAGTGGGATTAGCTCATTAGCTGATGTGCTCTTTGAGAAATTTGCATTTCCAACTATGCTTTCCTTTCTGCAAATCACTCAATGTGTTTCATCTGCTGCATCATGATTAAGCTGCAAAAGCTTTCTTTCCCAGTGAAATATCTGAGATATACTGTATCATTTTGTATGTTCGGCCTTTTCTGGCTATTCACATTAAATATCCTTACACAAAGGCTGCTGTACCTAAAACTACAGTTTACATGTGACTGATTTTCT from Rattus norvegicus strain BN/NHsdMcwi chromosome 8, GRCr8, whole genome shotgun sequence includes:
- the Or10g9 gene encoding olfactory receptor Olr1334, with protein sequence MSNVTLVTTFFLSGIPHAPALDTMLFVTFLMIYFLTVLGNFLILMVIRVDSHLHTPMYYFLTNLSFIDMWFSTVTVPKMLMTLVSPGGGAISFHSCVAQLYCFHFLGSTECFLYTVMSYDRYLAISYPLRYSSLMSGRVCALLAAGTWLTGSLHSAVQTTLTFRLPYCGPNQIQHYFCDAPPILKLACADTSANEMVIFVNIGVVASGCFFLISLSYVSIVWSILRIRTSEGRHRAFQTCASHCIVVLCFFVPCVFIYLRPGSRDAVDGVVAVFYTVLTPLLNPVVYTLRNKEVKKALFKLKDKVAHSQNQ
- the Or10g9b gene encoding olfactory receptor Olr1335, with amino-acid sequence MLNGSVVTTFFLTGLPHPPVLDTMLFGLFLVIYVLTVLGNLLILMVIREDSHLHTPMYYFLTNLSFIDMWFSTVTVPKLLMTLLIPGGGAISFHSCVAQFYSFHFLGSTECFLYTVMSYDRYLAISYPLRYSSLMSGRVCALLAAGTWLTGSLHSAVQTTLIFHLPYCGPNQIQHYFCDGPPILKLACADTSAIEMVIFVNIGVVASGCFLLISLSYVSIVCSILRIRTSEGRHRAFQTCASHCIVVLCFFVPCVFIYLRPGSRDAVDGVVTVFYTVLTPLLNPVVYTLRNKEVKKALFKLKDKVTFSQR